The following are encoded together in the Pseudomonas sp. IB20 genome:
- a CDS encoding OmpA family protein: MKLKNTLGLAIGTLIAATSFGALAQGQGAVEGQLFYKKQFNDSVKHIEDGYNPGASIGYFITDDVSVNLNYDTTNHTRSNDGTGNQKIKGDTGSVTAQYHFGQAGVDSLRPYVEGGFGHQSRTNVKVDGHSGRDQSTLAIAGAGVKYYFTNNLFARAGVESDYNLDNGKWDYSALVGLGVNFGGNAGAVAPAPTPAPAPEPVPEPEAPVAQVVRVELDVKFDFDKSVVKPNSYGDVKNLADFMAQYPTTNVEVAGHTDSIGPDAYNQKLSQRRADAVKQVLVKDGVAPSRVTAVGYGESRPVADNATEAGRAVNRRVEASVEAQAQ, encoded by the coding sequence ATGAAACTGAAAAACACCTTGGGCTTGGCCATTGGTACTCTTATTGCCGCTACTTCTTTCGGCGCACTGGCACAAGGCCAAGGCGCAGTTGAAGGCCAGCTGTTCTACAAAAAGCAGTTCAACGATAGCGTCAAGCACATCGAAGACGGCTACAACCCTGGCGCCAGCATCGGTTACTTCATTACCGACGACGTGTCGGTTAACCTGAACTACGACACCACCAACCACACCCGTTCGAACGACGGTACTGGTAACCAGAAGATCAAAGGTGACACTGGCAGCGTGACTGCTCAGTACCACTTCGGTCAGGCCGGTGTTGACTCCCTGCGTCCATACGTAGAAGGTGGTTTCGGTCACCAGAGCCGTACCAACGTTAAGGTCGACGGCCACAGCGGTCGCGATCAGTCGACCCTGGCTATCGCTGGCGCTGGTGTGAAGTACTACTTCACCAACAACCTGTTCGCACGTGCTGGCGTTGAGTCTGACTACAACCTGGACAACGGCAAGTGGGATTACTCCGCACTGGTCGGCCTGGGCGTAAACTTCGGCGGTAACGCTGGCGCAGTTGCTCCAGCTCCTACCCCAGCACCAGCTCCAGAGCCAGTTCCAGAGCCAGAAGCTCCGGTTGCTCAGGTTGTTCGTGTTGAGCTGGACGTTAAGTTCGACTTCGACAAGTCGGTTGTTAAGCCTAACAGCTACGGCGACGTGAAAAACCTGGCCGACTTCATGGCTCAGTACCCAACTACCAACGTAGAAGTTGCTGGTCACACTGACTCCATCGGTCCAGACGCCTACAACCAGAAGCTGTCCCAGCGTCGTGCTGACGCTGTTAAGCAAGTCCTGGTTAAAGACGGCGTAGCTCCTAGCCGTGTTACTGCGGTAGGTTACGGCGAATCCCGCCCAGTTGCTGATAACGCAACTGAAGCTGGCCGCGCTGTTAACCGTCGCGTAGAAGCGTCGGTTGAAGCTCAAGCTCAGTAA
- the dacB gene encoding D-alanyl-D-alanine carboxypeptidase/D-alanyl-D-alanine endopeptidase, with translation MIKSFRSALLAGFFLPLALSVSAAPINNTLPPNVAQALQKAKLQNTALSLVMLPLTGPGTPTVFNADVSVNPASTMKLVTTYAALEMLGPNHQWKTEFYTDGTLNGGVLRGNLYLKGGGDPKLNMEKLWLLMRDLRANGVQQVTGDLVLDRSFFNQPQLPEFNDDGNDENKPFLVKPDALLVNLKALRFVTRNDSGRVIVSVEPPIASIRIDNQVKVSNAKQCTGDVRYSPVTAADGSVTVTVSGQLGDGCSSQTYLSLLDHATYTAGAVRAIWKELGGTIQGRDIQAPVPKDAKVLARAFSPDLAEIIRDINKYSNNTMAQQLFLSLGAQFRNDADGDDAKAAQRVVRQWLAKKGITAPHLVMENGSGLSRAERVSAREMAAMLQAAWKGPYAAEYISSLPIAGTDGTMRKRLKTTAMRGEAHVKTGTLNTVRAIAGFSRDNNGNTWVVVAILNDSKPWGASSVLDQVLLDVYRQPKLTAAAPVL, from the coding sequence ATGATCAAATCTTTTCGCTCAGCACTACTGGCCGGCTTTTTTCTACCACTGGCCCTTTCCGTCTCTGCCGCCCCGATCAACAACACCTTGCCACCCAACGTTGCGCAGGCTCTTCAGAAAGCCAAGCTGCAAAACACCGCACTGTCTCTGGTGATGCTGCCCCTCACCGGCCCCGGCACGCCAACCGTGTTCAACGCCGACGTGTCGGTGAACCCGGCCTCCACGATGAAGCTGGTCACCACCTACGCGGCCCTGGAAATGCTCGGCCCCAACCACCAGTGGAAAACCGAGTTCTACACCGACGGCACCCTCAACGGTGGCGTGTTGCGAGGCAACCTGTACCTCAAGGGCGGCGGCGACCCCAAGCTGAATATGGAAAAACTCTGGCTGCTGATGCGCGACCTGCGCGCCAATGGCGTGCAGCAAGTCACCGGCGACCTGGTGCTGGACCGCAGCTTCTTCAACCAGCCGCAATTGCCCGAATTCAATGACGACGGCAACGACGAGAACAAACCGTTCCTGGTCAAGCCCGACGCCCTGCTGGTCAACCTCAAGGCGCTGCGCTTCGTGACCCGCAATGACTCTGGCCGGGTGATTGTGTCGGTCGAACCGCCGATTGCGAGCATCCGCATCGACAACCAAGTCAAAGTCTCCAACGCCAAGCAGTGCACCGGCGACGTGCGCTACAGCCCGGTTACCGCCGCCGATGGCAGCGTCACCGTGACAGTCAGCGGCCAGTTGGGCGATGGCTGCAGTTCGCAGACGTACCTGTCACTGCTCGATCACGCCACCTACACCGCCGGCGCCGTGCGTGCGATCTGGAAGGAATTGGGCGGCACTATCCAAGGCCGTGATATCCAGGCGCCAGTGCCCAAGGACGCCAAAGTGCTGGCTCGGGCGTTTTCCCCGGACCTGGCGGAAATCATCCGCGACATCAACAAATACAGTAACAACACCATGGCCCAGCAGCTGTTCCTGAGCCTGGGCGCGCAGTTCCGTAACGATGCCGATGGCGACGATGCCAAGGCGGCGCAACGCGTGGTACGTCAGTGGCTGGCGAAGAAAGGCATCACCGCGCCGCACCTGGTGATGGAGAATGGCTCCGGCCTGTCGCGCGCCGAACGGGTCAGTGCCCGCGAGATGGCGGCCATGCTGCAAGCCGCCTGGAAAGGCCCGTACGCCGCCGAATACATCAGCTCGCTGCCGATTGCCGGCACCGACGGCACCATGCGTAAACGCCTGAAGACCACCGCCATGCGCGGCGAAGCCCACGTCAAAACCGGCACCCTGAACACCGTGCGCGCCATCGCCGGGTTCAGCCGCGACAACAACGGCAATACCTGGGTGGTGGTGGCGATCCTCAACGATTCGAAACCGTGGGGTGCGTCGTCGGTGCTGGATCAGGTGCTGCTAGACGTGTATCGCCAGCCGAAGCTGACGGCGGCGGCACCGGTGCTTTAA
- a CDS encoding sensor domain-containing diguanylate cyclase has protein sequence MPMHAVRPKILGFISEQASAWLVALVVLLAGGALTLIVAWATANLHQQQVRQRFQLLVNERYTRLQERFEDQEQRLASLQRFFVNSSDVSRAEFDGFAQPLLLRARAYAWAPRISRDQRSAFEQEISRQRGAPFAIRELNASGELAPAPERDEYVPVLYSQTQSLLGSPLGFDLLAQPLRRSALERAQKSGKPAVSQPMQLVGVEPAYAAGVLLVAPVSKLPTAEPGGFVMAVISMRQLMADGLPNPNRDNLVMQIVDTSDTQQRVLYASSNAVGASDLTAARRLTLGDHVYALTVQASRVFDQANHSSMSTILTMGGLLSLLLSALLYVLVSQRQRALKLVEQRTEQLRLREQELRGAHGQLRSVLNAATQVAIIATDLRGVINTFNAGAELMLGYKAEQVLGCMTLESLHLGAELEARSATLSVTMGKRIPPSQAMLVESPDNLHEAREWTLLREDGSRLTVNMLGTVLLDDHGLWVGHLAIYLDVTEQKRAYEALAARDRLLKKLSAHVPGGIFQFTLEPKGNGRFIYASDGMRDIYEIETGLLQQDASKVFERIHPQDVERVRLSIRLSALQLSHWREEYRVLLPQRGLRWIRGEATPEELPGGGTLWYGYVSDISDLKRVEEELRALSITDSLTSIHNRRYFQDRLKAEILRLNRTSGMLSLIMFDIDHFKRINDQYGHAVGDGVLQEVCNRISQRLRRTDVFCRLGGEEFVVLCPHTDGDQAYSLAVELWQSLRSAPMDAVGTVTASFGVASWRVDEGIDGLLLRADSAVYVAKQAGRDRVEAERLRAWELACLRLQRVSQRI, from the coding sequence ATGCCGATGCATGCCGTACGCCCGAAAATCCTTGGCTTTATCAGTGAACAGGCGTCAGCTTGGCTGGTGGCATTGGTGGTGTTACTGGCAGGTGGCGCGCTGACGCTCATCGTCGCCTGGGCCACTGCTAACCTCCACCAGCAACAGGTTCGCCAGCGCTTCCAGTTGCTGGTCAACGAGCGCTACACCCGTCTTCAGGAACGCTTTGAAGACCAGGAACAACGCCTGGCGAGCCTGCAGCGTTTCTTCGTCAACTCCAGTGACGTGTCCCGTGCAGAGTTTGATGGGTTTGCCCAACCCTTGCTGCTGCGCGCCCGCGCCTATGCCTGGGCGCCGCGGATATCGCGCGATCAACGTAGTGCGTTTGAACAAGAGATCTCGCGCCAGCGCGGCGCCCCTTTCGCCATCCGTGAATTGAACGCGTCAGGCGAATTGGCGCCGGCCCCCGAGCGCGATGAATACGTGCCTGTGCTGTACAGCCAGACCCAAAGCCTGCTGGGCTCGCCGCTGGGCTTTGACCTGCTGGCTCAGCCGCTTCGGCGCTCGGCCCTTGAGCGCGCGCAAAAAAGTGGCAAGCCTGCGGTGTCCCAGCCCATGCAACTGGTGGGCGTGGAGCCGGCGTATGCTGCCGGCGTTTTGCTGGTGGCGCCTGTCAGTAAGCTACCCACGGCTGAACCCGGCGGCTTTGTGATGGCGGTGATCAGCATGCGCCAACTGATGGCCGATGGTTTGCCCAACCCCAACCGCGACAACTTGGTGATGCAGATCGTCGATACCTCAGACACCCAGCAGCGCGTGCTGTATGCGTCGAGCAATGCGGTCGGCGCCAGCGATCTCACTGCTGCGCGCCGTCTCACCCTCGGCGACCACGTGTATGCCCTGACTGTGCAAGCCAGCCGGGTCTTCGACCAGGCCAACCACTCCTCGATGAGTACTATCCTGACCATGGGCGGGTTGCTCAGCCTGCTGCTCAGCGCGTTGCTGTATGTGTTGGTCAGCCAACGCCAGCGCGCACTGAAACTGGTGGAGCAGCGCACCGAGCAGTTGCGCCTGCGTGAGCAGGAGCTGCGCGGGGCCCATGGGCAATTGCGCAGCGTGCTGAATGCGGCCACCCAGGTCGCGATCATTGCCACCGATTTGCGCGGTGTGATCAATACGTTCAATGCCGGCGCCGAGCTGATGCTGGGCTACAAGGCCGAGCAGGTACTGGGTTGCATGACCCTGGAGAGCCTGCACTTGGGCGCTGAACTCGAAGCGCGCTCCGCCACTTTAAGTGTGACCATGGGCAAGCGCATCCCGCCGAGCCAGGCGATGCTGGTGGAGAGCCCAGACAACCTGCACGAGGCCCGAGAGTGGACGCTGTTGCGCGAAGATGGCAGCCGGTTGACGGTGAACATGCTCGGCACCGTGTTGCTCGATGACCATGGTTTGTGGGTCGGGCACTTGGCGATTTACCTGGATGTCACCGAGCAGAAACGTGCCTACGAGGCCCTGGCGGCGCGGGATCGTCTGCTGAAAAAACTCAGCGCCCACGTGCCCGGCGGGATCTTCCAGTTCACCCTCGAACCCAAGGGCAACGGGCGCTTCATCTATGCCAGCGATGGCATGCGCGATATCTATGAAATTGAAACCGGCCTGTTGCAGCAGGACGCAAGCAAGGTCTTCGAGCGCATCCATCCGCAGGATGTGGAGCGGGTTCGCTTGTCCATTCGCTTGTCGGCGTTGCAGTTGAGCCACTGGCGCGAAGAGTACCGCGTGTTGTTGCCGCAACGCGGCCTGCGCTGGATTCGCGGCGAAGCCACGCCGGAAGAATTACCTGGGGGCGGTACGCTGTGGTATGGCTACGTATCGGATATTTCTGATCTCAAACGGGTGGAGGAAGAGCTGCGCGCGCTGTCGATCACCGACTCGCTGACGAGCATCCATAACCGGCGTTATTTCCAGGATCGCCTCAAGGCCGAGATACTCAGGCTCAACCGCACTTCTGGGATGCTGTCGTTGATCATGTTCGATATCGACCACTTCAAGCGTATCAACGACCAGTACGGGCACGCCGTGGGCGATGGGGTGTTGCAGGAGGTGTGCAATCGCATCAGTCAGCGTTTGCGGCGCACCGATGTGTTTTGTCGCCTGGGTGGCGAAGAGTTCGTGGTGCTATGCCCGCACACCGATGGTGACCAGGCATACAGCCTGGCGGTGGAGTTGTGGCAATCGCTGCGCAGTGCACCGATGGACGCGGTCGGCACCGTGACCGCCAGCTTCGGTGTGGCCAGTTGGCGGGTCGATGAAGGCATTGATGGGCTGCTGTTGCGCGCGGACTCGGCGGTGTATGTGGCCAAGCAGGCGGGCAGGGATCGGGTGGAAGCGGAGCGACTTAGGGCTTGGGAGCTGGCTTGCCTGCGATTGCAGCGTGTCAGTCAACGCATCTGA
- a CDS encoding quinone-dependent dihydroorotate dehydrogenase, whose translation MYTLARQLLFKLSPETSHDLSLDLIGAGGRLGLNGLVCKAPAKMPVSVMGLDFPNPVGLAAGLDKNGAAIDGFAQLGFGFVEIGTVTPRPQPGNPKPRIFRLPEAEAIINRMGFNNLGVDHLLSRVHAAKYKGILGINIGKNFDTPVERAVDDYLICLDKVYAHASYVTVNVSSPNTPGLRSLQFGDSLKQLLEALRQRQEDLAVRHGKRVPLAIKIAPDMSDEETVLVAQALVDSGMDAVIATNTTLSRVGVEGLAHGDEAGGLSGAPVRDKSTHTVKVLAAELAGRLPIIAVGGITEGKHAAEKIAAGASLVQLYTGFIYKGPALIRESVDAIAALR comes from the coding sequence ATGTATACCCTGGCCCGCCAGCTGTTGTTCAAACTCTCCCCGGAAACCTCTCACGATCTGTCCCTGGACTTGATCGGTGCCGGTGGCCGCTTGGGGCTCAATGGGCTGGTATGCAAGGCCCCGGCGAAGATGCCGGTGTCGGTGATGGGGCTCGATTTTCCTAACCCCGTCGGGCTGGCTGCCGGCCTGGACAAGAACGGCGCGGCCATCGACGGCTTTGCGCAATTGGGTTTCGGTTTTGTTGAAATTGGCACCGTGACGCCACGGCCGCAGCCCGGCAACCCTAAACCTCGGATCTTCCGCTTGCCGGAAGCCGAGGCGATCATCAACCGCATGGGCTTCAACAACCTGGGCGTCGATCACCTGCTGTCGCGGGTTCACGCCGCGAAATACAAAGGCATTCTGGGCATCAATATCGGCAAGAACTTCGATACACCGGTAGAGCGTGCCGTTGATGACTACCTGATTTGCCTGGACAAGGTCTACGCCCACGCCAGCTACGTTACCGTCAATGTCAGCTCGCCGAACACCCCGGGCCTGCGCAGCCTGCAGTTTGGCGACTCCCTCAAGCAGTTGCTCGAAGCGTTGCGCCAGCGCCAGGAAGACCTGGCCGTGCGCCATGGCAAGCGTGTGCCGCTGGCTATCAAGATCGCCCCGGACATGAGCGACGAAGAAACCGTGCTGGTCGCCCAGGCCCTGGTGGATTCGGGCATGGACGCGGTGATCGCCACCAATACGACCTTGAGCCGAGTCGGCGTTGAAGGGCTCGCCCATGGTGATGAAGCCGGCGGGCTGTCGGGCGCCCCGGTGCGCGACAAGAGCACCCACACCGTCAAGGTGTTGGCGGCTGAGTTGGCGGGGCGCTTGCCGATCATCGCCGTGGGCGGCATCACCGAAGGCAAGCACGCGGCTGAGAAGATCGCTGCCGGCGCCAGCCTCGTGCAGTTGTACACAGGCTTTATTTACAAAGGCCCGGCGTTGATTCGCGAATCGGTGGACGCGATTGCAGCCTTGCGCTGA
- the rmf gene encoding ribosome modulation factor, with translation MRRLKRDPLERAFLRGYQYGVHGKSRELCPFTLPSVRQAWINGWREGRGDNWDGMTGTAGIHRLNELHAVG, from the coding sequence ATGAGAAGACTTAAGCGTGATCCGTTGGAAAGAGCATTTTTACGCGGATATCAGTATGGCGTTCATGGAAAGTCCCGTGAGCTTTGCCCATTTACTCTACCGTCGGTACGCCAAGCCTGGATCAATGGCTGGCGAGAAGGACGCGGCGACAATTGGGACGGTATGACCGGCACTGCGGGGATCCACAGACTCAACGAACTTCACGCCGTCGGCTAA
- the sctC gene encoding type III secretion system outer membrane ring subunit SctC translates to MSIDSTAMISYHGLHRWLLCLALLLAITPALGENYQARDESLHTFFTALSVPLGVPIVVSREVARRTLSGSFDLEAAQQTLEAVAEQQGLIWYSDGQVLYLYGAGEAKSTAVALRHISVDRLRGFMRRSGLDESRYPLRESGARTFYVSGPPNYVDQVLHLAQLMDKQRAQMRVGKQTFGVVQVFNTHVADRQYAMGGDKVNVPGMASMIETVLASEQKNDKQRPPSLLADKSLVVMAYPDSNSLLIKGKPDQVKVIEELVAELDKPKRPIEVSLWQVDVYRSEFEKMGAAWAQETNTGASVTRVMEPLDDNRLMAQLGVLERRRKARVTAFPVTLTQENVPAVFQDNHTFYLPGPGEKSAEWQPLRYGTEASVLPRFAEANQIEMQLTIKDDRQLDRKLKPGSAGAVGRVGISTVVRVPPGRRLWLGGFRRGDEVASGSRRAEVRLFVIQARAIGSELKMLAGAVGPPPLTQSQYERVQRAFVVKP, encoded by the coding sequence GTGTCTATCGATTCTACAGCCATGATCAGCTACCACGGGTTGCATCGCTGGTTGCTGTGTTTGGCACTGTTGTTGGCAATCACGCCCGCGTTGGGGGAGAACTACCAGGCGCGGGATGAGAGCTTGCACACCTTTTTCACTGCGCTGTCGGTGCCTTTGGGCGTACCCATCGTGGTCAGTCGCGAGGTGGCGCGTAGAACCCTCTCCGGGTCATTCGACCTGGAGGCGGCGCAGCAGACCCTGGAGGCGGTCGCCGAGCAGCAAGGCCTGATTTGGTACAGCGACGGGCAGGTGCTTTACCTCTATGGCGCCGGCGAGGCAAAAAGCACGGCGGTGGCGCTGCGGCATATCTCGGTCGACAGGTTGCGTGGGTTCATGCGCCGTTCGGGCCTTGATGAATCACGCTACCCGCTCAGGGAGAGCGGGGCGCGGACGTTCTATGTGTCCGGGCCACCGAACTATGTGGACCAAGTACTGCACCTGGCTCAACTGATGGACAAGCAGCGCGCGCAGATGCGCGTCGGCAAACAAACCTTCGGCGTGGTGCAGGTATTCAACACCCATGTGGCAGATCGTCAGTACGCCATGGGCGGCGACAAGGTCAATGTACCGGGCATGGCCTCGATGATCGAAACCGTGTTAGCCAGTGAGCAGAAAAATGACAAACAACGCCCGCCAAGCCTGCTGGCCGACAAAAGCTTGGTGGTGATGGCTTACCCTGACTCAAACAGCCTGTTGATCAAGGGAAAACCTGACCAGGTGAAGGTCATTGAGGAGCTGGTGGCGGAGCTCGACAAGCCGAAGCGCCCGATTGAGGTGTCGTTATGGCAGGTCGATGTTTACCGTAGCGAATTCGAGAAGATGGGCGCGGCCTGGGCTCAGGAAACCAACACCGGTGCTTCGGTAACGCGCGTTATGGAACCGTTGGACGATAACCGCTTGATGGCACAGCTCGGTGTGCTGGAGCGCCGGCGCAAAGCCAGGGTTACGGCGTTTCCCGTGACCCTGACCCAAGAGAATGTCCCGGCGGTTTTCCAGGATAACCATACGTTTTACCTGCCTGGGCCTGGAGAAAAAAGCGCTGAATGGCAGCCTTTACGTTATGGCACCGAAGCCAGTGTGCTACCGCGTTTTGCCGAAGCGAATCAGATCGAAATGCAGCTGACCATCAAGGATGACCGTCAGTTGGACCGCAAGCTCAAGCCCGGCTCAGCAGGGGCGGTGGGGCGAGTGGGAATCAGCACGGTGGTTCGTGTGCCTCCGGGCAGGCGTCTTTGGCTGGGTGGTTTTCGACGAGGGGACGAGGTGGCCAGCGGCAGTCGACGCGCTGAGGTGCGGCTGTTTGTGATCCAGGCACGGGCGATTGGGAGCGAATTGAAGATGCTCGCCGGCGCCGTCGGGCCGCCGCCATTGACGCAGAGCCAGTACGAGCGTGTGCAACGTGCGTTTGTGGTGAAACCTTGA
- a CDS encoding winged helix-turn-helix domain-containing protein codes for MTLVNDGPTASRVFAGWTLYGDGRLTGEGVDTQLPPKEWHVLRLLLASDGVLMTKDRLLELGWPRGDVAEESLTRCIYALRKHLRKDKDFIKTIYGRGYRFTCAVKVEQHEPHQSERARAQYICSACGQVAHD; via the coding sequence ATGACCCTCGTGAATGATGGGCCGACGGCCTCACGGGTTTTTGCCGGATGGACCTTGTATGGCGATGGCCGGTTGACCGGTGAAGGCGTGGATACTCAGTTGCCGCCCAAGGAGTGGCATGTGTTGCGGCTGCTGTTGGCGTCCGATGGCGTACTGATGACCAAGGATCGTTTGCTTGAGTTGGGCTGGCCTCGTGGGGATGTCGCAGAGGAGTCACTCACTCGCTGCATCTATGCGCTGCGTAAGCACCTTAGGAAGGACAAGGACTTTATCAAGACGATCTATGGCAGAGGCTATCGCTTTACGTGTGCCGTGAAAGTCGAGCAGCACGAACCGCACCAGTCTGAACGGGCGCGCGCGCAGTACATCTGTTCGGCGTGTGGCCAGGTGGCCCATGATTAA
- the rlmKL gene encoding bifunctional 23S rRNA (guanine(2069)-N(7))-methyltransferase RlmK/23S rRNA (guanine(2445)-N(2))-methyltransferase RlmL, with protein MSDRFELFLTCPKGLEGLLIEEAVGLGLEDAREHTSAVRGMADMETAYRLCLWSRLANRVLLVLKRFPMKDAEDLYYGVLDIEWADHMVSDGSLAVEFSGHGSGIDNTHFGALKVKDAIVDKLRTPTGERPSIDKINPDLRIHLRLDRGEAILSLDLSGHSLHQRGYRLQQGAAPLKENLAAAILIRAGWPRIAAEGGALTDPMCGVGTFLVEGAMIAADMAPNLNRELWGFTTWLGHVPALWKKLHTEASERAAIGMNKPPLWVRGYEADPRLIQPARNNIERAGLSHWIKVYQGEVGTFEPRPDQNQKGLVICNPPYGERLGDEASLLYLYQNLGERLRQACMGWEAAVFTGAPDLGKRMGIRSHKQYSFWNGALPCKLLLIKVNPDQFVTGERRTPEQRQAEREQAAYDQAPVEPQERQYNKNGNPIKPAPAPAPVVEQARLSEGGQMFANRLQKNLKLLGKWAKREGVDCYRVYDADMPEYSMAIDLYHDWVHVQEYAAPKSIDPEKASARMFDALAAIPQALNIDKSRVVVKRRERQSGTKQYERQSAQGKFTEVSEGGVQLLVNLTDYLDTGLFLDHRPMRMRIQKEAAGKRFLNLYCYTATASVHAAKGGARSTTSVDLSKTYLDWARRNFSLNGFSDKNRLEQGDVMAWLEASRDEFDLIFIDPPTFSNSKRMEGIFDVQRDHVQLLDLAMARLAPGGVLYFSNNFRKFVLEDNLSERYAVEEISDKTLDPDFARNAKIHRAWKITAR; from the coding sequence ATGTCGGACCGTTTTGAACTCTTCCTCACCTGCCCCAAGGGCCTCGAAGGCCTGCTGATCGAGGAAGCCGTCGGGCTTGGCCTTGAGGACGCCCGCGAGCACACCTCGGCCGTGCGCGGCATGGCCGACATGGAAACCGCCTACCGCCTGTGCCTCTGGTCGCGCCTGGCCAACCGCGTGTTGCTGGTGCTCAAGCGCTTCCCGATGAAGGACGCCGAAGACCTCTACTACGGCGTGCTGGACATCGAATGGGCCGACCACATGGTCTCGGACGGCAGCCTGGCGGTGGAATTCAGTGGCCATGGCTCGGGCATCGACAACACCCACTTCGGCGCGCTGAAGGTCAAGGATGCGATCGTCGATAAGCTGCGCACCCCGACCGGCGAACGTCCGTCCATCGACAAGATCAACCCGGACCTGCGCATCCACCTGCGCCTGGACCGAGGCGAAGCGATTCTGTCCCTCGACCTGTCCGGCCACAGCCTGCACCAGCGCGGTTACCGCCTGCAGCAGGGCGCGGCACCGTTGAAGGAAAACCTGGCAGCGGCAATCCTGATCCGCGCCGGCTGGCCGCGCATTGCGGCCGAAGGCGGCGCGCTGACTGACCCGATGTGCGGCGTCGGCACCTTCCTGGTCGAAGGCGCGATGATTGCCGCCGACATGGCGCCTAACCTCAACCGCGAACTGTGGGGCTTCACCACCTGGCTCGGCCACGTCCCGGCGCTGTGGAAGAAGCTGCACACAGAGGCCAGCGAGCGTGCCGCCATCGGCATGAACAAGCCGCCATTGTGGGTCCGTGGCTACGAAGCCGACCCGCGGTTGATCCAGCCCGCCCGTAACAACATCGAACGCGCAGGCCTGAGTCACTGGATCAAGGTGTACCAAGGTGAAGTCGGCACCTTCGAGCCGCGCCCGGACCAGAACCAGAAAGGCCTGGTGATCTGCAACCCACCTTACGGCGAGCGCCTGGGTGACGAAGCCAGCCTGTTGTACCTCTACCAGAACCTCGGCGAGCGTTTGCGCCAGGCGTGCATGGGTTGGGAAGCCGCCGTGTTCACCGGCGCACCGGACCTGGGCAAGCGGATGGGCATCCGCAGCCACAAACAGTATTCGTTCTGGAACGGCGCCTTGCCGTGCAAACTACTGCTGATCAAGGTCAACCCGGACCAGTTCGTCACCGGCGAGCGTCGCACCCCGGAACAGCGCCAGGCCGAACGTGAGCAAGCCGCTTACGACCAAGCCCCGGTTGAGCCGCAAGAGCGTCAGTACAACAAGAACGGTAACCCGATCAAGCCAGCCCCGGCCCCGGCCCCGGTAGTCGAACAGGCACGCTTGAGCGAAGGCGGGCAGATGTTCGCCAACCGCCTGCAGAAGAACCTCAAGCTGCTGGGCAAGTGGGCCAAGCGTGAAGGCGTGGATTGCTACCGTGTGTACGATGCCGACATGCCGGAGTACTCCATGGCCATCGACCTCTACCACGACTGGGTGCACGTGCAGGAATACGCCGCGCCGAAGTCCATCGACCCGGAAAAAGCCTCCGCACGCATGTTCGATGCCCTGGCCGCGATTCCCCAGGCGCTGAACATCGACAAGAGCCGCGTGGTGGTCAAGCGTCGCGAACGCCAGAGCGGCACCAAGCAATACGAGCGCCAGAGCGCCCAGGGCAAGTTTACTGAAGTGAGCGAAGGCGGCGTGCAGTTGCTGGTCAACCTCACCGACTACCTGGACACCGGCCTGTTCCTCGACCACCGCCCGATGCGCATGCGCATCCAGAAAGAAGCGGCCGGCAAGCGTTTCCTCAATCTGTATTGCTACACCGCCACCGCCAGTGTGCACGCAGCCAAAGGCGGCGCGCGCAGCACCACCAGCGTCGATTTGTCCAAGACCTACCTGGACTGGGCGCGTCGTAACTTCTCGCTCAATGGTTTCTCTGACAAGAACCGTCTGGAGCAGGGTGACGTGATGGCGTGGCTGGAAGCCAGCCGCGATGAGTTCGACCTGATCTTCATCGACCCGCCGACTTTCTCCAACTCCAAGCGCATGGAAGGTATCTTCGACGTGCAGCGCGACCACGTGCAGTTGCTCGACCTGGCCATGGCCCGCCTGGCACCGGGCGGCGTGTTGTACTTCTCGAACAACTTCCGCAAGTTCGTGCTTGAGGACAACCTCAGCGAACGCTATGCGGTCGAGGAAATCAGCGACAAGACCCTGGACCCGGATTTCGCGCGTAACGCGAAGATCCACCGGGCCTGGAAAATCACCGCACGCTGA
- a CDS encoding transglycosylase SLT domain-containing protein produces MIKRLGKGLLLSVLVGSHQAWASCWDEVASRYDIEPELLQAIAVVESGARAQAINHGNSDGSRDIGLMQINSMHLPRLAKQGITEERLLSEPCLSVEVGASILAEFIQRFGYNWTAVGSYNAGPAPEREALRLRYAEKIWAQYEALVAQRH; encoded by the coding sequence ATGATTAAGCGATTGGGCAAAGGGTTACTGTTGAGTGTGCTGGTGGGCAGCCATCAAGCCTGGGCCAGTTGCTGGGATGAGGTGGCCAGCCGCTACGACATCGAGCCGGAGCTGTTACAAGCCATCGCTGTCGTGGAGTCGGGCGCTCGTGCGCAGGCGATCAACCATGGCAACAGCGATGGCTCCCGAGATATCGGCCTGATGCAGATCAACAGCATGCACCTGCCCCGTCTGGCCAAACAGGGCATTACCGAGGAGCGGCTGCTGAGTGAGCCGTGTTTATCGGTCGAAGTGGGCGCCTCGATCCTTGCCGAGTTTATCCAGCGCTTCGGTTACAACTGGACAGCCGTAGGCTCCTACAACGCGGGGCCGGCACCTGAGCGTGAGGCGCTGCGCCTGCGTTATGCAGAAAAAATCTGGGCGCAGTATGAGGCGTTGGTTGCACAACGGCATTGA